The Aedes aegypti strain LVP_AGWG chromosome 3, AaegL5.0 Primary Assembly, whole genome shotgun sequence genome contains a region encoding:
- the LOC110678386 gene encoding zinc finger protein 43-like — protein MKLTKAKLAARKREEAKRKAKESLLQPKQELNPVTLEMQVEVDPTHPEEVKQEPQWETLKDVLNEEVKVEPLESTEEGPDPIGGQQLTVPVIPLQPKLEYETDRCQFCLSSFDEVGGRAFVNRRKVVFVLGLRRGRIRQQNPECCQCCKLLFDQSFGFKKSCLAALAISEKVLASGERKDEYEIVDLKAAFGIPLKTAADRSGESGMDEMGKAGASSLAGEVSSMECSICKEKFFEWSKLEQHWMSHYSVPAQEPTTDPGSVPEGQQGKEQKSVELYCFRCRKWFPTEPVFTQHKPLCTEAQEPVPQDKPAKGSGDFYCYRCRKWFQTESIFANHKPSCIEATKDKYPTEAIQINSGFLSMQFDSDANPTTTQPPPEDQSKKSKLYCRRCRKRFQTELLFTHHKALCKKSHEKKPVFACPQCPKKCSSEKYLTLHINKHNGIRTIPCRREGCSKLFLDATVRNNHEMACGKDVPVTICSVCGATFRWLASLQTHMKIHGEPKFACDVCDKKFHSNSRLKKHSAVHSDARNYECKVCGKRFKSHEANRVHQRIHTQEKPYVCHICGMAFTYNCLLKTHLEKGHDSQNSGRKELPVRPVATSSFQFPPSMWPTDGGY, from the exons ATGAAGCTTACAAAAGCCAAACTGGCCGCTCGAAAGCGGGAAGAGGCAAAAAGAAAAGCCAAGGAAAGTTTACTGCAGCCGAAGCAAGAGCTGAACCCAGTGACACTGGAAATGCAAGTGGAag TTGATCCGACTCATCCAGAAGAAGTCAAGCAGGAACCACAATGGGAAACACTGAAAGATGTGCTAAATGAGGAAGTCAAAGTGGAACCACTGGAGTCCACCGAGGAAGGCCCGGATCCGATCGGTGGTCAGCAGTTGACGGTTCCGGTGATCCCATTGCAACCGAAACTGGAATACGAAACTGATCGGTGCCAGTTCTGTTTGAGTTCCTTCGACGAAGTCGGCGGTCGAGCGTTTGTCAACCGACGGAAGGTCGTATTTGTCCTGGGACTGCGAAGAGGAAGGATTCGTCAGCAGAACCCAGAATGCTGTCAATGTTGCAAGCTACTGTTCGACCAGTCGTTCGGTTTTAAGAAGTCCTGCCTGGCTGCGTTGGCTATTTCGGAGAAAGTGCTGGCCTCTGGTGAACGGAAGGACGAGTACGAGATTGTCGATTTGAAAGCAGCTTTTGGAATCCCACTGAAAACGGCTGCCGATCGGAGCGGGGAAAGTGGTATGGATGAGATGGGAAAGGCTGGAGCTTCGTCACTGGCGGGAGAAGTATCGAGCATGGAATGCAGTATTTGCAAGGAGAAGTTTTTCGAATG GTCAAAACTGGAGCAGCACTGGATGAGCCATTATTCAGTTCCCGCACAAGAACCGACGACAGACCCCGGATCTGTACCGGAGGGTCAACAGGGGAAAGAGCAGAAAAGTGTCGAGCTTTACTGCTTCCGTTGTCGAAAATGGTTCCCAACTGAACCAGTTTTCACCCAGCACAAACCATTGTGTACAGAGGCCCAGGAACCTGTGCCACAGGATAAGCCTGCCAAAGGAAGTGGAGATTTCTACTGTTATCGGTGCCGCAAATGGTTCCAAACGGAATCCATCTTCGCAAACCACAAACCGTCTTGTATCGAGGCCACGAAAGATAAGTATCCAACGGAAGCCATCCAGATAAATTCGGGCTTTTTAAGCATGCAGTTCGATTCGGATGCCAATCCAACTACTACGCAGCCACCGCCGGAAGATCaatcgaaaaaatccaagctctACTGTCGACGCTGTCGGAAAAGGTTCCAGACAGAGCTGCTTTTCACGCACCACAAGGCGTTATGCAAAAAATCACATGAGAAAAAGCCAGTGTTTGCGTGCCCGCAGTGCCCGAAGAAATGCTCTTCCGAGAAATATCTAACGCTTCACATCAACAAACATAACG GAATACGAACCATTCCCTGTCGCCGCGAAGGTTGCTCCAAGCTGTTCCTGGACGCTACCGTTCGAAACAATCACGAAATGGCATGCGGCAAAGATGTTCCTGTCACTATCTGCAGTGTGTGTGGTGCCACCTTCCGGTGGTTGGCAAGCCTGCAAACCCACATGAAAATCCATGGAGAGCCGAAATTCGCCTGTGATGTGTGCGACAAAAAGTTCCACTCAAA CTCCCGGCTCAAAAAGCACTCCGCAGTGCACTCAGATGCCCGGAACTACGAGTGCAAAGTGTGCGGAAAACGATTCAAGTCACACGAAGCTAACCGGGTCCATCAGCGTATTCACACGCAGGAAAAGCCGTACGTTTGTCACATTTGTGGGATGGCTTTCACGTACAACTGTTTGCTCAAAACGCACCTGGAGAAGGGACACGATTCGCAGAACTCGGGCCGGAAGGAACTGCCTGTCCGGCCGGTC